The Bacteroidales bacterium genome window below encodes:
- a CDS encoding energy transducer TonB — protein sequence MKTLISYLICLFSILFLIPKAASSQVNNIKDTTSKPILYLMADELPTFKGGNNKLQEFINKNIKWPNEFDGSGIVIVSFIVKNDGSIYNIRIEKGLQTECDAEAIRVIKLMPNWKPGKLCHKPVDVIIYLPIKFILH from the coding sequence ATGAAAACATTAATTAGTTATCTAATTTGTTTATTTTCTATATTGTTTTTAATCCCTAAAGCAGCTTCAAGTCAAGTTAATAATATAAAAGATACAACAAGCAAACCTATTCTTTATCTCATGGCAGATGAATTACCTACTTTTAAAGGTGGAAATAATAAATTACAGGAATTTATTAATAAAAATATAAAATGGCCTAATGAATTTGACGGAAGTGGAATTGTAATTGTTTCTTTTATTGTAAAAAATGATGGAAGTATATATAATATTAGAATTGAAAAGGGCTTACAAACCGAGTGCGATGCCGAAGCAATTAGAGTAATAAAATTAATGCCTAATTGGAAACCAGGAAAACTTTGCCATAAACCTGTTGATGTTATTATTTATTTACCAATAAAATTTATTCTGCATTAG